One window from the genome of Amaranthus tricolor cultivar Red isolate AtriRed21 chromosome 9, ASM2621246v1, whole genome shotgun sequence encodes:
- the LOC130823399 gene encoding uncharacterized protein LOC130823399 — protein MDKYREQKKDLHMVFIYLEKAYDSIPRRVIWDSIKARAISSVYIEAIRDMFDRVSINIQTPVGITEPFPVKVGLHQGSTLSSFIFTVIMEEISKSIWETVPIDYLHCDFSGTSPVGELEVSINETVVKTRTKYKYLGSIIQRGGKIDGDDDDDDDEYKKIHGFSSRRSLLDYPFCTLAALLNTAGLNIRDSILAGSIQNSDGKKP, from the exons atggataAATATAGGGAGCAAAAGAAAGATCTGCACATGGTGTTCATTtacttggagaaagcgtatgatagcataccacgacgcgTCATCTGGGATAGTATCAAGGCTAGAGCTATTTCTTCAGTCTACATTGAGGCCATACGGGATATGTTTGACAGAGTTTCGAttaacattcaaacaccggtggggataacagaACCTTTTCCGGTTAAAGTAGGATTACATCAGGGATCGACTCTAAGCTCTTTTATTTTTACTGTcataatggaagagatttctaaatctatttgggagacggtacc TATCGATTATTTGCattgtgactttagtgggacatcaccggtaggtgaacTAGAGGTGTCCATAAATGAAACAGTTGTTAAGACTAgaaccaagtacaagtatttgggatcgatcattcaaaggggtGGGAAGATTGACggggat gatgatgatgatgatgatgagtacaAGAAAATACATGGATT CTCCTCTCGGCGCTCGCTGCTCGATTATCCCTTCTGCACTCTCGCTGCTCTCCTAAACACTGCCG GGTTAAACATTAGGGATTCTATTCTTGCTGGATCCATACAAAATTCTGATGGCAAGAAACCTTGA